The Sphingomonas sanxanigenens DSM 19645 = NX02 genome includes a region encoding these proteins:
- a CDS encoding helix-turn-helix transcriptional regulator has product MADPLAQIVGLLQPGAPFSKCVTGSGPWRVRRTQSPNPYYVAVLKGSVRYRDQRSGEVIVNAGDFILIPSAQDFMMWSDVPSADNDMMIDPVILPGGAYRVGSIDGPIDMRALVGYCIFQSDDATLLSSLLPELVVVRGEHRLAMLMQLLGDEAVGSKPGREMVLQHLLEVLLIEALRSTAELGDSPGLLRGLSDERLATAIRGMHARPEHGWTVAELAREAALSRSGFHERFQSAVGMAPMEYLKAWRLALAKDLLRKREASVGEIALQVGYRSASAFSVAFMRDVGVSPARYAREAAGASPGMAAGEFEGAIA; this is encoded by the coding sequence ATGGCTGATCCCCTCGCGCAGATCGTCGGCTTGCTGCAGCCGGGCGCGCCATTTTCCAAATGCGTCACCGGCTCCGGACCATGGCGGGTCAGGCGGACGCAATCGCCCAATCCCTATTATGTCGCCGTGCTGAAGGGGAGCGTGCGCTACCGGGATCAGCGGAGCGGCGAGGTCATCGTCAATGCGGGCGATTTCATCCTGATCCCGTCCGCGCAGGACTTCATGATGTGGAGTGACGTGCCCAGCGCCGACAATGACATGATGATCGATCCGGTCATCCTGCCCGGAGGCGCGTATCGGGTCGGCAGCATCGATGGCCCGATCGATATGCGGGCATTGGTCGGCTACTGCATTTTCCAGTCGGACGACGCGACCTTGCTGTCGTCGCTGCTGCCCGAACTGGTCGTGGTGCGGGGCGAGCATCGCCTCGCCATGCTGATGCAGTTGCTCGGCGACGAGGCGGTGGGCAGCAAGCCGGGGCGGGAGATGGTGTTGCAGCATTTGCTGGAGGTCCTCTTGATCGAGGCGTTACGATCGACCGCCGAGCTGGGAGATTCCCCCGGGCTGCTGCGCGGCCTGTCGGACGAGCGGCTGGCCACGGCGATCAGGGGCATGCATGCCAGGCCCGAACATGGCTGGACGGTGGCCGAACTGGCACGCGAGGCGGCGTTGTCGCGATCGGGTTTCCATGAGCGGTTCCAGAGCGCGGTGGGCATGGCGCCGATGGAATATCTGAAGGCCTGGCGATTGGCTCTGGCCAAGGACCTGCTTCGCAAGCGGGAGGCGAGCGTGGGCGAAATCGCCCTGCAAGTGGGCTATCGCTCGGCGAGCGCCTTCAGCGTGGCGTTCATGCGTGACGTCGGCGTGTCGCCCGCCCGCTATGCACGCGAGGCCGCCGGCGCATCGCCCGGCATGGCAGCAGGCGAATTCGAAGGCGCCATCGCCTGA
- a CDS encoding TonB-dependent receptor codes for MFRSQTVSLVPCLTALGLILAATPAFAQTAPAPEDAAASADEGGDIIVTGTARAQRKFDVSYAVTSLSQDDIKTLAPLSFADLFNQIPGLQAESTGGEVQNNYRVRGIPSDSGFSTFQQDGLTLYHDNDGIFFKGDVLNRLDLMTETVEVVRGGPAPIFASNAAAVFNQITRRGTDTPHGAVQVTVGDTDLYRLDAYASGPLGARTYFAAGGFIRYHEGYRDNGFPGDKGGQFRANIVHEFDNGEIRLHGTYLNDQNVFYLPIPLADPRNPSVSLDPFIDYFKGTLNTPSLRNARMLFGDGAGGVGVDDRDLGDQRRTRFFNIGLDYEGEFGDWLIAAKLSHTKGKVDLDALYSTTNPADADVFAAGYLTAAQAAFGPVASLRYAVGGTNGATPYDPDAASGLVITGQYRAATGDFASTQGDLRVTRSIRTGFGTHDVAVGLYGSAYGTDFATRYQDYLLEVAGQPRTLDLIAYSAAGTALGSVTDNGVLRYGTTAIGGKSEITMYALYANDNWQLSDRLRIDAGIRHERYSFGGFSRGSVAVNLGNAKTLADDATRTFAANATRVDFDLDATNWTVGANFDLTRRLGFYGRVSRASQMPSELTVILGSKPVVNRANQYEAGVKVDLPRFSLYLTGFYTKFDPYNASFIAYNPATGRNDQTLTFIGSAETKGVEIDATVRPFDWFSLAGSFTISDPTISNLVNEFGADAAAVEGNQISRQPKVYGNIRPTVRFDLGEAKVATYLRWNYRGRQYVDLFNQTALAAYDTLGAGVTVSWRDWAFQVVGDNITNAHGVTEGNIRGDLLNGQGTAEAVYGRPIFGRNVRFVVTRSW; via the coding sequence ATGTTTCGTTCGCAGACAGTTTCGCTGGTCCCGTGCCTGACGGCGCTGGGGCTGATCCTTGCCGCCACGCCGGCGTTCGCGCAGACCGCGCCCGCGCCGGAGGACGCGGCCGCCTCGGCCGACGAGGGCGGCGACATCATCGTCACCGGCACCGCGCGCGCGCAGCGCAAGTTCGATGTTTCCTACGCGGTCACCAGCCTCTCGCAGGACGATATCAAGACGCTGGCGCCGCTGAGCTTCGCCGACCTGTTCAACCAGATCCCCGGCCTCCAGGCCGAATCCACCGGCGGCGAGGTGCAGAACAATTATCGCGTGCGCGGCATCCCCAGCGATAGCGGCTTCTCGACCTTCCAGCAGGACGGGCTGACGCTCTACCACGACAATGACGGCATCTTCTTCAAGGGCGACGTGCTCAACCGGCTCGACCTGATGACCGAGACGGTGGAGGTCGTGCGCGGCGGCCCGGCGCCGATCTTCGCGAGCAACGCCGCCGCGGTGTTCAACCAGATCACCAGGCGCGGCACCGATACGCCGCACGGCGCGGTGCAGGTGACGGTGGGCGATACCGATCTCTACCGGCTGGATGCCTATGCCTCCGGTCCGCTCGGCGCGCGCACCTATTTCGCGGCGGGCGGCTTCATCCGCTATCACGAAGGCTATCGCGACAACGGCTTCCCCGGCGACAAGGGCGGCCAGTTCCGCGCCAACATCGTCCATGAATTCGACAATGGCGAGATCCGCCTGCACGGCACCTATCTCAACGACCAGAACGTCTTCTACCTGCCGATCCCGCTCGCCGATCCGCGCAACCCCTCGGTCTCGCTCGATCCCTTCATCGATTATTTCAAGGGCACGCTGAACACCCCCAGCCTGCGCAACGCGCGGATGCTGTTCGGGGACGGCGCCGGCGGGGTGGGCGTCGACGATCGCGATCTCGGCGACCAGCGCCGCACCCGCTTCTTCAACATCGGCCTCGATTATGAAGGCGAATTCGGCGACTGGCTGATCGCGGCCAAACTCAGCCACACCAAGGGCAAGGTCGATCTCGACGCGCTCTATTCCACCACCAACCCGGCGGATGCGGATGTGTTCGCCGCAGGCTATCTCACCGCCGCGCAGGCGGCGTTCGGGCCGGTCGCGTCGCTGCGCTATGCGGTGGGCGGCACCAACGGTGCCACGCCCTATGATCCCGATGCGGCATCGGGCCTCGTCATCACCGGCCAGTATCGCGCGGCGACGGGCGATTTCGCCTCCACCCAGGGCGATCTGCGCGTCACCCGCAGCATCCGCACCGGCTTCGGTACGCACGACGTGGCGGTCGGCCTCTATGGCTCCGCCTACGGCACCGATTTCGCCACCCGCTACCAGGATTATCTGCTCGAGGTGGCGGGCCAGCCGCGCACCCTCGATCTGATCGCCTATTCCGCCGCCGGCACCGCGCTCGGCTCGGTCACCGACAATGGCGTGCTGCGCTATGGCACCACCGCGATCGGCGGCAAGTCGGAGATCACGATGTACGCGCTCTATGCCAATGACAATTGGCAACTGAGCGACCGGCTGCGCATCGATGCCGGCATCCGGCACGAACGCTACAGCTTCGGCGGGTTCAGCCGCGGTTCGGTGGCGGTCAATCTCGGCAATGCGAAGACACTTGCGGACGATGCGACGCGCACCTTCGCCGCCAATGCCACCCGCGTCGACTTCGATCTCGACGCCACCAACTGGACGGTGGGCGCCAATTTCGACCTCACCCGCCGGCTGGGCTTCTATGGCCGCGTCTCGCGCGCGTCGCAGATGCCGAGCGAGCTGACGGTGATCCTCGGCAGCAAGCCGGTGGTGAACCGGGCCAACCAGTATGAGGCGGGGGTGAAGGTGGATCTGCCGCGCTTCTCGCTCTACCTCACCGGCTTCTACACCAAGTTCGATCCCTACAACGCGTCGTTCATCGCCTATAATCCCGCGACCGGCCGCAACGACCAGACCTTGACCTTCATCGGCTCCGCCGAGACCAAGGGCGTGGAGATCGACGCCACCGTGCGGCCGTTCGACTGGTTCTCGCTGGCGGGCAGCTTCACGATCAGCGATCCCACCATCTCCAACCTCGTCAACGAGTTCGGCGCGGATGCGGCGGCGGTGGAGGGCAACCAGATCAGCCGCCAGCCCAAGGTCTACGGCAATATCCGCCCGACGGTGCGCTTCGATCTCGGCGAGGCGAAGGTCGCGACCTACCTGCGCTGGAATTATCGCGGCCGCCAATATGTCGACCTGTTCAACCAGACCGCGCTCGCCGCCTATGACACGCTGGGCGCCGGCGTGACCGTTTCGTGGCGCGACTGGGCGTTCCAGGTGGTGGGCGACAACATCACCAACGCGCATGGCGTGACCGAGGGCAATATCCGCGGCGATCTGCTCAACGGCCAGGGCACCGCGGAGGCGGTCTATGGCCGCCCGATCTTCGGCCGCAACGTGCGGTTCGTCGTGACGCGCTCATGGTGA
- a CDS encoding TetR family transcriptional regulator: MSSRSTLISNAGAVIAAQGMRGLSLRAVAERAGISLGSLNYQIGDRAALVEAVIADGCETLAAWHDGWLARLAGVALDEPAVLASIILAYLEDAAAQQPHLAISLAELLVWAGQQPGGVAGFAPVVAEHDRFWTAALGDHPDGARLAAAIGGYCRDEIVFTLALRHLPEYRLLRDATVARLAAGFAPTGPFRDDALFDRLVAAAAGPAAGVSAAPELATEKRAAIAGWAADVIEAQGVAALTHRAVAAVGKVSASTIVHHFGPKDELLRAGLEAQYRRMTGAFAAAADHHRDVDAARSGRVVLWLTHIVALEAVRDPTFIPYAIDMRRRRSENVRAMISRAISGGPDLDRAAIQAAVIAALGVVLDDDALGRDGWARSAAFQQRIALRQR, encoded by the coding sequence ATGTCGTCTCGTTCCACTCTCATCAGCAATGCGGGGGCGGTGATCGCCGCGCAGGGGATGCGCGGGCTCAGTTTGCGGGCGGTGGCGGAGCGGGCGGGGATTTCGCTGGGTTCGCTCAACTATCAGATCGGCGATCGCGCGGCGCTGGTCGAGGCGGTGATCGCGGATGGGTGCGAGACGCTGGCCGCTTGGCATGATGGCTGGCTGGCGCGGCTGGCGGGCGTGGCGCTCGACGAACCGGCGGTGCTCGCCAGCATCATCCTCGCCTATTTGGAGGATGCCGCCGCGCAGCAGCCGCACCTCGCCATCAGCCTCGCCGAACTGCTCGTCTGGGCGGGGCAACAGCCGGGCGGGGTGGCCGGGTTCGCGCCGGTCGTCGCCGAGCATGACCGGTTCTGGACGGCGGCGCTCGGCGATCATCCCGATGGTGCGCGGCTGGCGGCGGCGATCGGCGGCTATTGCCGCGACGAGATCGTCTTCACGCTCGCGCTGCGCCACCTGCCCGAATATCGGCTGCTGCGCGACGCCACGGTCGCGCGGCTGGCGGCGGGGTTCGCGCCCACCGGCCCGTTTCGCGACGATGCGCTGTTCGACCGGCTCGTCGCAGCGGCGGCGGGGCCGGCGGCGGGCGTGTCCGCAGCGCCCGAACTGGCCACCGAGAAGCGCGCGGCGATCGCCGGCTGGGCGGCGGACGTGATCGAGGCGCAGGGCGTCGCGGCGCTCACCCACCGCGCGGTGGCGGCGGTGGGCAAGGTTTCCGCCTCCACCATCGTCCATCATTTCGGCCCGAAGGATGAGCTGCTGCGCGCCGGGCTGGAGGCGCAGTATCGCCGCATGACCGGCGCCTTCGCCGCCGCCGCCGACCATCATCGCGATGTCGATGCCGCGCGGAGCGGCCGCGTCGTGCTGTGGCTGACGCACATCGTCGCGCTGGAGGCGGTGCGCGACCCCACCTTCATCCCCTATGCCATCGATATGCGCCGGCGGCGTTCGGAGAATGTCCGCGCGATGATCAGCAGGGCGATCTCGGGCGGCCCCGATCTCGACCGCGCCGCGATCCAGGCTGCGGTGATCGCCGCGCTGGGCGTCGTGCTCGATGACGATGCGCTGGGCCGCGACGGCTGGGCGCGCTCCGCCGCGTTCCAGCAGCGCATCGCGTTGCGCCAGCGGTGA
- a CDS encoding SDR family NAD(P)-dependent oxidoreductase: MTEHPRIALVTGANQGIGLQIVTDLAAAGLTVLLASRNLDRGKAAAQTVDGDVHPIQLDVTDEASIRAAVAHVERQFGRLDILVNNAAISRANGEESETMQDYVQRSRATLISVDEVRTIWETNVFGVLAVTQAFVPLLRRSTGARIVNVSSGLGSLTVNAAPHPHRATFNPGYGASKTALNAITLAFAIDLEAEGIKVNAVTPGFTATALNNYEGTETVQQGAAEAVRVALLGSDGPTGTFTASINETCPW, encoded by the coding sequence ATGACTGAACATCCACGCATCGCACTCGTCACCGGCGCCAATCAGGGCATCGGGCTTCAGATCGTGACCGACCTCGCCGCCGCCGGCCTCACGGTTTTGCTCGCCTCGCGCAACCTCGACCGCGGCAAGGCGGCAGCGCAAACCGTCGACGGCGACGTTCATCCCATCCAACTCGACGTCACCGACGAAGCGTCGATCCGGGCCGCTGTCGCGCACGTCGAACGGCAGTTCGGCCGCCTCGACATTCTCGTCAACAATGCCGCCATTTCCCGCGCCAATGGCGAGGAAAGCGAGACCATGCAGGACTATGTCCAGCGCTCGCGGGCGACGCTGATCTCCGTCGACGAAGTGCGCACCATCTGGGAAACCAATGTCTTCGGCGTTCTCGCCGTCACCCAGGCCTTCGTGCCCCTGCTGCGCAGGTCGACGGGTGCCCGCATCGTCAACGTCTCGAGCGGCCTCGGCTCGCTCACCGTCAACGCCGCGCCACACCCCCACCGGGCGACCTTCAACCCCGGCTATGGCGCCTCCAAGACCGCGCTCAACGCCATCACGCTGGCCTTTGCCATCGATCTTGAAGCCGAAGGCATCAAGGTCAACGCGGTGACGCCCGGCTTTACGGCGACTGCGCTCAACAATTACGAGGGCACCGAGACCGTCCAGCAGGGTGCCGCCGAAGCCGTCCGCGTCGCGCTCCTCGGCAGCGACGGCCCGACCGGCACCTTCACGGCGTCGATCAACGAAACCTGCCCCTGGTGA
- a CDS encoding beta-galactosidase, translating into MRKNWNRITKLKLSRLVAISAFAATWYCPSFVQAQTQHPDRTPQSILYGVAYYDEYTPADRIDEDFRLMKEANITVVRIAESTWGTLEPQPGIFNFSHVDRMLSAAQRYGIKVIVGTPTYAIPTWLARQHPDVLVTRPEGQARFGVRQNMDITNPHYRAAAKRVIENLIAHVAQHPAVIGYQVDNETKPYDTAGSNVQAAFVKALQEKWGSLDKLNKAWGLDYWSNRVNRWEDFPSTTGTMNASVKNAFAEFQRDLVTDFLAWQTELVRKHARQDQFITQNFDLGWLKTSYGIQPEVNHWKAARPLDVAGMDIYHPTQDDLTGVEIAFGGDLARSLKGGANYYVMETEAQGWVQWTPYPGQLRLQAFSHLASGANMVAYWHWATTSNAVETYWRGLLAQDYQPNEVYHAAKDIGADIKRLGPKLADLKKSNDVAIYVSNRAQSAFDSFKLPGNIEYNQVMRPFYDALYRRNIEADIISPDGDFDLSKYKMIVVPALYSASDEEIARLNAFAESGGHLVYTFKSGFSNEDTKVRYTSQPGEIAKAAGVTYQLFTEPKGVKIGSEPYGLSGKDLEARWWMEFLTPTTAKVIARFEHHSWPDYAAITRNSYGKGEVTYIGFMPSDALIEGVLTDTAKRAGVVWPDAARFPLIVRSGTLTDGSRVRYLLNYSREKQNIPRELADGADLLTGKQAASTIDPWGVVILDDRR; encoded by the coding sequence ATGCGGAAAAACTGGAATCGGATAACCAAGTTAAAGCTGTCGAGGCTTGTCGCCATCTCCGCTTTCGCTGCGACCTGGTATTGCCCGTCCTTCGTACAAGCCCAAACGCAACATCCCGATCGCACACCGCAGTCGATTCTTTACGGGGTGGCGTATTATGATGAATACACGCCCGCCGATCGCATCGATGAAGACTTCCGGCTGATGAAAGAGGCGAACATCACGGTCGTTCGGATCGCCGAATCGACGTGGGGAACGCTTGAACCGCAGCCGGGCATCTTCAATTTCAGCCATGTCGATCGCATGCTTTCAGCGGCCCAGAGATATGGCATCAAAGTCATCGTCGGCACGCCGACATATGCAATCCCAACTTGGCTCGCCCGTCAGCATCCGGATGTGTTGGTGACGAGACCGGAGGGGCAGGCCAGGTTCGGCGTTCGTCAGAACATGGACATTACGAACCCGCACTATCGCGCAGCGGCTAAGCGGGTCATCGAGAATCTGATCGCCCATGTTGCTCAACATCCGGCGGTGATCGGCTATCAGGTCGATAACGAAACGAAGCCATACGACACGGCGGGATCGAACGTGCAGGCTGCATTCGTGAAGGCGCTGCAGGAAAAATGGGGCAGCCTCGATAAATTGAACAAAGCCTGGGGTCTCGATTACTGGAGCAATCGGGTTAACCGGTGGGAAGATTTTCCTTCGACAACCGGAACAATGAACGCGAGCGTCAAAAACGCCTTCGCCGAATTTCAAAGAGATCTCGTAACGGATTTTCTGGCGTGGCAAACGGAACTCGTTCGCAAGCATGCACGCCAGGATCAGTTCATCACTCAGAACTTTGACCTGGGCTGGCTGAAAACCTCTTACGGTATTCAGCCCGAGGTCAACCATTGGAAAGCAGCCCGACCGCTCGACGTTGCCGGCATGGACATCTACCACCCGACTCAAGATGACCTGACAGGCGTGGAGATTGCCTTCGGCGGCGACCTCGCTCGCTCGCTCAAAGGCGGCGCGAACTACTACGTTATGGAGACCGAGGCGCAAGGATGGGTACAATGGACACCCTATCCCGGCCAACTGCGGCTGCAAGCCTTTAGCCATCTCGCGTCAGGCGCGAACATGGTCGCCTATTGGCACTGGGCTACAACGTCAAACGCGGTCGAGACCTACTGGCGCGGATTGCTGGCCCAAGACTATCAACCGAATGAAGTCTATCATGCCGCGAAGGACATTGGAGCTGACATAAAGCGCCTTGGGCCGAAGCTCGCAGATCTGAAGAAGAGCAATGACGTTGCCATCTATGTCAGCAATCGGGCGCAAAGCGCGTTCGACTCATTCAAGCTACCTGGCAACATCGAATACAACCAGGTGATGCGGCCTTTTTATGATGCGCTATACAGGAGAAATATAGAGGCGGATATCATATCGCCTGATGGAGATTTCGATTTATCGAAATACAAGATGATCGTTGTGCCGGCGCTATATTCCGCAAGCGATGAGGAAATTGCTCGGCTGAATGCTTTTGCCGAATCTGGCGGCCACCTGGTCTATACGTTCAAAAGCGGGTTCTCCAATGAGGACACCAAGGTGCGATACACCAGTCAGCCGGGTGAAATCGCGAAAGCAGCGGGAGTGACCTATCAGCTATTCACCGAACCCAAAGGGGTCAAGATCGGGTCAGAGCCATACGGTCTCAGCGGAAAGGACCTCGAGGCGCGCTGGTGGATGGAATTTCTAACCCCGACGACCGCCAAGGTGATTGCCCGCTTCGAACATCATTCGTGGCCCGACTATGCTGCGATCACCCGCAACTCATACGGCAAAGGGGAGGTAACCTACATTGGCTTCATGCCATCGGACGCGCTGATCGAGGGTGTCCTGACAGACACGGCCAAACGAGCTGGCGTCGTTTGGCCAGATGCAGCCCGGTTCCCTCTTATTGTGCGTAGCGGCACTCTGACGGATGGCAGTCGTGTCCGCTATCTGCTGAACTACTCACGAGAGAAGCAAAATATACCCAGGGAGCTTGCTGACGGAGCAGATCTTCTGACTGGCAAGCAAGCGGCTTCTACAATTGACCCCTGGGGCGTGGTGATCCTAGACGACAGACGTTAA